Proteins encoded within one genomic window of Saccharopolyspora pogona:
- the ehuD gene encoding ectoine/hydroxyectoine ABC transporter permease subunit EhuD, protein MIWDWEFTGRIIPDILGGLVVTFEATVLGSIVAFALGLVLALLRRSRVRLVSTAVWAFIEFVRSTPLLVQLYFLFNVLPGIGLKFSSLTTGVIGLGVHYACYTAEVYRAGIEGVPRGQWEAATALSLPIRRVWTSVILPQAIPRVLPALGNYTISMFKETPLLLAIGVLDLVGAAQEAGSEAYRYVEPLTLAGICFLLLSYPSSLLVRRLERRVGV, encoded by the coding sequence TTGATCTGGGACTGGGAGTTCACCGGCCGGATCATCCCGGACATCCTCGGCGGCCTGGTGGTGACGTTCGAGGCCACGGTGCTGGGCTCGATCGTGGCGTTCGCGCTCGGTCTTGTGCTGGCCCTGCTGCGGCGATCCAGGGTCCGGCTGGTCAGCACGGCGGTCTGGGCGTTCATCGAGTTCGTCCGCAGCACGCCGCTGCTGGTGCAGCTGTACTTCCTGTTCAACGTGCTGCCGGGCATCGGCCTGAAGTTCTCTTCGCTGACCACCGGAGTGATCGGTCTCGGAGTGCATTACGCCTGCTACACGGCGGAGGTCTACCGGGCCGGCATCGAAGGTGTGCCGCGAGGTCAGTGGGAAGCGGCGACGGCGCTGAGCCTGCCGATCCGCAGGGTGTGGACGAGCGTGATCCTGCCGCAGGCGATCCCGCGGGTGCTGCCCGCGCTGGGCAACTACACGATCTCGATGTTCAAGGAAACGCCGCTGCTGCTGGCGATCGGGGTACTCGACCTGGTGGGGGCGGCGCAGGAAGCCGGGTCGGAGGCGTACCGGTACGTGGAGCCGCTGACCTTGGCGGGCATCTGCTTCTTGCTGCTCAGCTACCCGTCGTCGCTGCTGGTGCGGAGGTTGGAACGGCGTGTTGGGGTCTGA
- a CDS encoding F0F1 ATP synthase subunit gamma yields the protein MAQLRELRNRIRSIKSTRKITKAQELIATSRIMKAQARVGASRPYAEEITSVLSALADVSTLDHPLLTERSNPKRAGVLVVTSDRGFCGGYNANVIKAAEELQALLREQGKDPVLYVIGRKGETYYRFRQREIEASWTGFSDRPDYADAAEIGDTLVKAFLAGADDYLDDGGPDGKLGVDELHLVHTEFVSMLTQRPAVRRIAPLEVEYSDEPVKALKSTYEFEPDAETLFAALLPKYIKTRLFAGLLDSAASEHAARRTAMKSATDNADELIRNLSREANQARQAQITQEISEIVGGVEALSSAGSE from the coding sequence ATGGCTCAACTTCGGGAACTCCGGAATCGGATCCGGTCGATCAAATCGACCCGGAAGATCACCAAGGCGCAGGAGCTGATCGCTACCTCGCGCATCATGAAGGCGCAGGCCAGGGTCGGGGCTTCGCGGCCGTACGCCGAGGAGATCACCAGCGTCCTGTCTGCGCTGGCCGACGTGAGCACGTTGGACCACCCGCTGCTGACCGAGCGCTCGAACCCGAAGCGCGCCGGCGTGCTGGTCGTTACCAGCGACCGGGGTTTCTGCGGTGGCTACAACGCCAACGTGATCAAGGCGGCGGAGGAGCTGCAGGCGCTGCTGCGCGAGCAGGGCAAGGACCCGGTGCTGTACGTCATCGGCCGCAAGGGCGAAACGTACTACCGGTTCCGCCAGCGCGAGATCGAGGCGAGCTGGACCGGGTTCAGCGACCGCCCCGACTACGCCGACGCGGCCGAGATCGGCGATACGCTGGTCAAGGCGTTCCTGGCGGGCGCCGACGACTACCTCGACGACGGGGGGCCGGACGGTAAGCTTGGCGTGGACGAGCTGCACCTGGTGCACACCGAGTTCGTCTCGATGCTCACCCAGCGGCCGGCGGTCCGCAGGATCGCTCCGCTCGAGGTGGAGTACTCCGACGAGCCTGTGAAGGCGCTCAAGTCCACGTACGAGTTCGAACCGGACGCCGAGACGTTGTTCGCCGCGCTGCTGCCGAAGTACATCAAGACCCGCCTGTTCGCGGGCCTGCTGGATTCGGCTGCCTCGGAGCACGCGGCTCGCCGGACGGCGATGAAGTCGGCGACGGACAACGCCGACGAGCTGATCCGCAACCTCAGCCGTGAGGCCAACCAGGCCCGCCAGGCCCAGATCACCCAGGAAATCAGCGAGATCGTCGGCGGTGTCGAGGCGCTCTCGTCCGCAGGAAGTGAGTGA
- a CDS encoding DUF2550 domain-containing protein — protein MGSPVLLLAVAFGLLLIAAVVVAALAWRRLRELRVGGIDVALRASKDGGGRGWHLGVAHYRGEEFAWYRALSLRSGPNWVINRRDVEIARRREPSMAEAYVMPTGSTVLDLTGPELELAMSTDALTGFLSWLESAPPGRSVPWAS, from the coding sequence ATGGGTTCCCCGGTCCTGTTGCTCGCGGTGGCCTTCGGGCTGCTGCTGATCGCTGCCGTGGTCGTCGCGGCGCTGGCGTGGCGGCGGCTGCGGGAACTGCGCGTCGGGGGCATCGACGTGGCGTTGCGCGCCAGCAAGGACGGCGGTGGCCGCGGCTGGCACCTGGGTGTCGCGCACTACCGGGGCGAGGAGTTCGCCTGGTACCGGGCGCTAAGCCTGCGATCGGGGCCGAACTGGGTGATCAACCGCCGGGACGTGGAGATCGCGCGGCGCCGCGAGCCGTCGATGGCGGAGGCCTACGTGATGCCCACCGGGTCGACGGTCCTCGACCTGACCGGCCCGGAGCTGGAGCTGGCGATGAGCACCGACGCCCTGACCGGCTTCCTGTCCTGGCTCGAATCCGCCCCACCGGGCCGATCGGTGCCCTGGGCATCCTGA
- the murA gene encoding UDP-N-acetylglucosamine 1-carboxyvinyltransferase, giving the protein MSEHFRVHGGARLVGEVDVVGAKNSVLKLMAAALLAEGTTTIVNCPEILDVPLMADVLRSLGCEVSIDGGTVHITTPASINHEAISPSMGKLRASVCVLGPLVARCRRAVVTLPGGDAIGSRPLDMHQNGLRKLGATSHIEHGAVVAEAENLRGAQIWLDFPSVGATENILMAAVLAEGTTVIDNAAREPEIIDLCVMLQQMGAKIEGSGTSTLTVHGVSSLKAVEHRVIGDRIVGATWAFAAAATRGDITVRGVDPRHVNLVLEKLRSAGAEVTTSEESFRVALHGRPHAVDFVTLPYPGFPTDLQPMALALSAVADGTSMITENLFESRFRFIEELVRMGADARTDGHHAVVRGLERLSSAPVWATDIRAGVGLVLAGLCADGSTEVWDVFHIDRGYPNFVENLRGLGADIERVTD; this is encoded by the coding sequence GTGAGTGAGCACTTCCGGGTACACGGCGGGGCGCGCCTCGTCGGCGAAGTCGACGTGGTCGGGGCGAAGAACAGCGTGCTGAAGCTGATGGCTGCGGCGCTGCTGGCGGAGGGCACGACGACGATCGTCAACTGCCCGGAGATCCTCGACGTTCCGCTGATGGCCGACGTGCTGCGCAGCCTCGGCTGCGAGGTGTCGATCGACGGCGGCACGGTGCACATCACGACCCCGGCGTCGATCAACCACGAGGCGATCTCGCCGTCGATGGGCAAGCTGCGTGCGTCAGTGTGCGTGCTGGGGCCGCTGGTGGCCCGGTGCCGCCGCGCGGTGGTGACGCTGCCCGGTGGTGACGCGATCGGTTCCCGCCCGCTGGACATGCACCAGAACGGCCTGCGGAAGCTCGGCGCGACCAGCCACATCGAGCATGGCGCGGTGGTTGCGGAGGCGGAGAACCTGCGTGGCGCCCAAATCTGGCTGGACTTCCCCAGCGTGGGTGCGACGGAGAACATCCTGATGGCCGCGGTGCTGGCGGAAGGCACCACGGTGATCGACAACGCGGCGCGGGAGCCGGAGATCATCGATCTCTGCGTGATGCTGCAGCAGATGGGCGCCAAGATCGAGGGTTCCGGTACGTCGACGTTGACGGTGCACGGCGTGTCCTCGCTGAAGGCCGTCGAGCACCGCGTGATCGGGGACCGGATCGTCGGCGCGACCTGGGCGTTTGCGGCGGCTGCGACGCGCGGCGACATCACGGTGCGCGGGGTCGATCCGCGGCACGTGAACCTGGTGCTGGAGAAGCTGCGCAGCGCGGGCGCCGAGGTGACCACGTCAGAGGAGAGCTTCCGGGTGGCGCTGCACGGCCGCCCGCACGCGGTGGACTTCGTGACGCTGCCGTACCCGGGTTTCCCGACCGACCTGCAGCCGATGGCGTTGGCGTTGTCGGCGGTCGCCGACGGCACGTCGATGATCACCGAGAACCTGTTCGAGTCCAGGTTCCGGTTCATCGAGGAGCTGGTCCGGATGGGTGCGGACGCCCGCACCGACGGGCACCACGCGGTGGTGCGCGGCCTGGAGCGGCTTTCCAGCGCCCCGGTGTGGGCGACCGACATCCGCGCCGGGGTGGGCTTGGTGCTGGCCGGGCTGTGCGCGGACGGCTCGACCGAGGTGTGGGACGTGTTCCACATCGATCGCGGCTACCCGAACTTCGTGGAGAACCTGCGCGGTCTCGGCGCCGACATCGAACGCGTGACCGACTGA
- the ehuC gene encoding ectoine/hydroxyectoine ABC transporter permease subunit EhuC — translation MFENFSHFLSVLLQGVPPTVIATLCGIALCIVLSFTAGLGMLAPWRWVRVIARGYVEVWRGTSEVVQLFWIFFALPLLVGFELLPLWAGVLVLGLNHGAYGGEIVRGAVQAVPKEQYECAVALSFSRVQRMRRVILPQAVVEMIPPFNNLFIQLLKSSALLSLIFVHDITYQGREVLEPNFTGQTALIYLLMLALYLVLAVQVTMVMRVLERRAAAAVGREPVEPSKALGRVEGGAI, via the coding sequence ATGTTCGAGAACTTCTCGCACTTCCTCTCGGTCCTGCTGCAGGGTGTGCCGCCGACGGTGATCGCGACCCTGTGCGGCATAGCGCTGTGCATCGTGCTGTCGTTCACGGCTGGACTCGGCATGCTCGCGCCCTGGCGGTGGGTCCGCGTCATCGCCCGCGGCTACGTCGAGGTTTGGCGCGGCACGTCCGAAGTGGTCCAGCTGTTCTGGATCTTCTTCGCGCTGCCATTGCTGGTCGGTTTCGAGCTGCTCCCGCTGTGGGCGGGCGTCCTCGTGCTCGGCCTGAACCACGGCGCGTACGGCGGCGAGATCGTGCGCGGTGCGGTGCAGGCGGTGCCGAAGGAGCAGTACGAGTGCGCGGTCGCGCTGAGCTTCAGCCGGGTGCAGCGGATGCGGCGGGTGATCCTGCCGCAGGCGGTGGTGGAGATGATCCCGCCGTTCAACAACCTGTTCATCCAGCTGCTGAAGAGCAGCGCGCTGCTCTCGCTGATCTTCGTGCACGACATCACCTACCAGGGCCGGGAGGTACTCGAACCGAACTTCACCGGCCAGACCGCGCTGATCTACCTGCTGATGCTCGCGCTGTACCTGGTGCTGGCGGTGCAGGTCACGATGGTGATGCGGGTGCTGGAGCGGCGGGCCGCCGCGGCCGTCGGCCGCGAACCGGTCGAACCGTCGAAGGCGCTCGGCCGGGTCGAAGGCGGGGCGATCTAG
- the atpD gene encoding F0F1 ATP synthase subunit beta: MTAATATTTGTGRVVRVLGPVVDVEFPRDQVPDLFNALTVDITAESMAKTLTLEVAQHLGDSVVRTISMQPTQGLVRGVVVTDSGAGISVPVGDVVKGHVFNALGHCLDEPGYASDAEKWAIHRKAPSFDQLEGKTEMLETGIKVIDLLTPYVQGGKIGLFGGAGVGKTVLIQEMIRRVAKNFGGTSVFAGVGERTREGNDLWVEMDESGVLADTALVFGQMDEPPGTRMRVALSALTMAEYFRDVQNQDVLLFIDNIFRFTQAGQEVSTLLGRMPSAVGYQPTLADEMGELQERITSTRGRSITSMQAIYVPADDYTDPAPATTFAHLDATTELSRAISQKGIYPAVDPLSSTSTILDPAIVGEEHYRVAQEVKRILQKYKELQDIIAILGMDELSEEDKVTVQRARRIERYLSQNFFVAKQFTGQEGSFVPLKETIEAFDKLCKGDFDHYPEQAFLSIGGLDDLEQAYKKLTEK; encoded by the coding sequence ATGACTGCTGCTACTGCCACCACCACTGGCACGGGCCGCGTCGTCCGGGTGCTCGGCCCGGTCGTGGACGTCGAGTTCCCGCGCGACCAGGTGCCAGACCTGTTCAACGCCCTCACGGTGGACATCACCGCCGAGAGCATGGCGAAGACGCTGACGCTGGAGGTCGCCCAGCACCTGGGTGACAGCGTCGTGCGTACGATCTCGATGCAGCCCACCCAGGGTCTCGTCCGCGGCGTCGTGGTCACCGACAGCGGTGCCGGCATCTCGGTGCCGGTCGGCGACGTCGTCAAGGGCCACGTGTTCAACGCGCTGGGCCACTGCCTCGACGAGCCGGGCTACGCCTCGGACGCCGAGAAGTGGGCGATCCACCGCAAGGCGCCGAGCTTCGACCAGCTCGAGGGCAAGACCGAGATGCTGGAGACCGGCATCAAGGTCATCGACCTCCTCACCCCGTACGTGCAGGGCGGCAAGATCGGCCTGTTCGGTGGTGCCGGTGTCGGCAAGACGGTGCTCATCCAGGAGATGATCCGCCGGGTCGCCAAGAACTTCGGTGGCACCTCGGTGTTCGCCGGCGTCGGTGAGCGCACCCGCGAGGGCAACGACCTCTGGGTCGAGATGGACGAGTCGGGAGTGCTCGCCGACACCGCGCTGGTGTTCGGGCAGATGGACGAGCCGCCGGGCACCCGTATGCGGGTGGCGCTGTCCGCGCTGACGATGGCGGAGTACTTCCGCGACGTGCAGAACCAGGACGTTCTGCTGTTCATCGACAACATCTTCCGGTTCACCCAGGCCGGCCAGGAGGTTTCGACCCTGCTGGGCCGCATGCCGTCCGCGGTGGGTTACCAGCCGACGCTGGCCGACGAGATGGGTGAGCTGCAGGAGCGCATCACCTCGACGCGGGGTCGTTCGATCACCTCGATGCAGGCGATCTACGTGCCCGCGGACGACTACACCGACCCGGCCCCGGCGACCACCTTCGCCCACCTGGACGCGACCACGGAGCTCTCCCGTGCGATCTCGCAGAAGGGCATCTACCCGGCGGTGGACCCGCTTTCGTCCACCTCCACGATCCTCGACCCGGCGATCGTCGGCGAGGAGCACTACCGGGTGGCGCAGGAGGTCAAGCGGATCCTGCAGAAGTACAAGGAACTGCAGGACATCATCGCCATCCTCGGTATGGACGAACTGTCCGAAGAGGACAAGGTGACGGTGCAGCGGGCGCGTCGCATCGAGCGCTACCTGTCGCAGAACTTCTTCGTGGCCAAGCAGTTCACCGGCCAGGAAGGCTCCTTCGTTCCGCTGAAGGAGACCATCGAGGCCTTCGACAAGCTTTGCAAGGGCGACTTCGACCACTACCCGGAGCAGGCGTTCCTGTCCATCGGTGGTCTCGACGACCTGGAGCAGGCGTACAAGAAGCTCACCGAGAAGTGA
- a CDS encoding cob(I)yrinic acid a,c-diamide adenosyltransferase, with amino-acid sequence MAVHLTKIYTRAGDSGTTRLSDNSKVHKTDPRLIAYADVDETNSVLGVALATAQLAGDVVEVLRAVQNDLFDVGADLSTPVVENPKYPPLRVTQAYVDRLEGWCDEFNARLGKLDSFILPGGTPGGALLHQARCVARRAERSAWALQEADGERTSPLPAKYLNRLSDLLFILARVANPDGDVLWKPGGNA; translated from the coding sequence ATGGCAGTCCACCTGACGAAGATCTACACGCGGGCCGGCGATTCGGGCACGACTCGGTTGTCGGACAACTCCAAGGTGCACAAGACCGATCCGCGGCTGATCGCCTACGCCGACGTGGACGAAACGAATTCGGTGCTCGGCGTGGCGTTGGCAACCGCGCAGCTCGCCGGCGACGTCGTCGAGGTACTGAGGGCGGTGCAGAATGACCTGTTCGACGTGGGAGCGGACCTGTCGACGCCGGTGGTCGAGAACCCGAAGTACCCGCCGCTGCGCGTCACCCAGGCCTACGTCGACCGCCTCGAGGGCTGGTGCGACGAGTTCAACGCGCGCCTGGGCAAGCTGGACTCGTTCATCCTCCCCGGCGGCACCCCCGGCGGCGCGCTGCTGCACCAGGCACGGTGCGTGGCCCGGCGCGCCGAGCGGTCGGCGTGGGCGCTGCAGGAAGCCGACGGCGAGCGCACTTCGCCGCTGCCCGCCAAGTACCTGAACCGGCTGTCGGACCTGCTGTTCATCCTCGCCCGGGTGGCGAACCCGGACGGCGACGTCCTCTGGAAGCCGGGCGGCAACGCCTAG
- a CDS encoding NUDIX domain-containing protein: MQQTSSREVYANPWMTVREDGVRRADGSDGIYGVVDKPDYALVIPLDGDRLHLVEQFRYPLGLRRWEFPQGTAPDRLDVEPTELAVRELREETGLRAASLVEIGTLDVAPGISSQRGRVFLATGLTAGEHERESEEQDMRAAWFSRAEFEKMIAAAEVTDAQSVAAYTLLLLHERRNPA; this comes from the coding sequence ATGCAGCAGACGAGCAGTCGCGAGGTGTACGCCAACCCGTGGATGACCGTCCGCGAGGACGGCGTTCGGCGCGCCGATGGTTCCGACGGGATCTACGGCGTGGTCGACAAGCCCGACTACGCCTTGGTGATCCCGCTCGACGGCGATCGGCTTCACCTCGTGGAGCAGTTCCGGTACCCGTTGGGCCTGCGGCGGTGGGAGTTCCCGCAGGGCACCGCTCCGGACCGGCTCGACGTCGAGCCGACCGAGCTCGCCGTGCGGGAGCTGCGCGAGGAAACCGGCCTGCGGGCAGCGAGCCTCGTCGAGATCGGCACCCTCGACGTGGCTCCCGGCATATCCAGCCAGCGCGGGCGGGTGTTCCTGGCCACCGGGCTGACGGCGGGCGAGCACGAACGCGAGTCGGAGGAGCAGGACATGCGGGCCGCCTGGTTCTCCCGGGCCGAGTTCGAGAAGATGATCGCCGCAGCCGAGGTCACCGATGCGCAGTCGGTCGCCGCCTACACGCTGCTGCTCCTGCACGAACGCCGGAACCCCGCCTGA
- a CDS encoding F0F1 ATP synthase subunit epsilon: MANMSVQLVAVERRLWSGEATAVVAQTTEGEIGILPGHEPLLGELIEGGVVRITTTDKETVTAAVHGGFLSVTADGVSVLAETAELASEIDVAQAREDVKSADEQARARALSRLRAAGHSA; encoded by the coding sequence GTGGCCAACATGTCCGTCCAACTGGTCGCCGTCGAGCGCCGCCTGTGGTCCGGGGAGGCGACCGCCGTGGTCGCGCAGACCACCGAAGGGGAGATCGGCATCCTGCCGGGGCACGAGCCCCTGCTCGGCGAGCTGATCGAGGGTGGCGTGGTGCGCATCACCACCACCGACAAGGAGACCGTGACCGCCGCGGTGCACGGTGGTTTCCTTTCCGTCACCGCGGACGGGGTGAGCGTGTTGGCGGAGACCGCGGAGCTCGCCTCCGAGATCGACGTGGCGCAGGCCCGCGAGGACGTCAAGAGCGCCGATGAACAGGCCCGGGCACGGGCCTTGAGCCGATTGCGAGCAGCCGGCCACTCGGCCTGA
- a CDS encoding HNH endonuclease signature motif containing protein: protein MTPLLNTQDPAVGTTSARSAVSCTDAELAARIRELEEAMRVLMMEQLQCIAEADHRGGYAELGFRSAQVWLQGLLNIDARDAKTRVKVARNVEDRQSLYGEVMPADLPETAAALAEGAIGLEHARVIVDGVRRLPEYARCHQVGKVESTLAGYARMMTPRELEKLAERIRYLLDQDGAYDDEEDQHESRELHYTVARDGMTVIKARLDRETGAKFAALMQPLAAPRPEVEGEKDPRTVGQRNADGFAAILDLALDHDGVPRSGGQRPHITISIDFDDLKRGLGFIAAETGLPGTLNTERAITAENARRIACDAEVLPMVLGGDGLPLDVGRAKRTAPTHLRATLLQRDGVCAFPGCDRPPGTPEAHHIPLGRRWNNRAGQHGDALRSPSPDPAHPAMGNHHARWATRVHPTAHSGPKANATTRR from the coding sequence ATGACACCGCTGTTGAACACCCAGGATCCGGCCGTCGGCACCACCAGTGCCCGGTCGGCGGTGTCGTGCACGGATGCCGAACTCGCCGCCCGTATCCGTGAACTGGAGGAGGCGATGCGGGTGTTGATGATGGAGCAGTTGCAGTGCATCGCCGAAGCCGACCACCGTGGTGGGTATGCCGAGTTGGGGTTCCGGTCGGCGCAGGTGTGGTTGCAGGGGTTGCTCAACATCGATGCGCGTGATGCGAAAACCCGCGTCAAGGTCGCCCGCAATGTTGAGGACCGGCAGAGCTTGTATGGCGAGGTCATGCCCGCCGACCTGCCTGAGACTGCTGCGGCTTTGGCAGAGGGTGCGATCGGGTTGGAGCATGCGCGGGTGATCGTGGACGGGGTCCGCCGCCTGCCGGAGTATGCCCGCTGTCATCAGGTCGGTAAGGTCGAATCAACCCTGGCCGGGTATGCGCGGATGATGACGCCTCGTGAGCTGGAGAAGCTCGCCGAGCGCATCCGCTATCTGCTGGATCAGGACGGTGCCTACGACGACGAGGAAGACCAGCATGAGTCGCGGGAGCTGCACTACACGGTTGCCCGGGACGGAATGACGGTCATCAAAGCCCGCCTCGACCGCGAGACCGGCGCCAAGTTCGCCGCGCTGATGCAACCGCTGGCCGCACCGCGGCCGGAGGTAGAGGGGGAGAAGGATCCGCGCACGGTGGGGCAGCGCAACGCCGACGGCTTCGCCGCCATCCTGGACCTGGCGCTGGATCATGACGGGGTTCCGCGTTCGGGTGGACAGCGGCCGCACATCACCATCTCCATCGACTTCGACGACCTCAAGCGAGGGCTCGGGTTCATCGCCGCCGAAACAGGGTTGCCCGGCACCCTCAATACCGAACGGGCCATCACCGCCGAGAACGCCCGCCGCATCGCCTGCGACGCCGAGGTGCTGCCGATGGTTCTCGGCGGGGACGGCCTCCCGCTGGACGTGGGTCGGGCGAAGCGGACCGCGCCGACGCATCTGCGCGCGACGTTGCTGCAGCGGGACGGGGTGTGTGCGTTCCCGGGATGCGACCGGCCGCCGGGAACCCCGGAAGCACACCACATCCCACTGGGCCGACGGTGGAACAACCGAGCTGGGCAACATGGTGATGCTCTGCGGTCACCATCACCGGACCCTGCACACCCAGCGATGGGAAATCACCATGCGCGGTGGGCGACCCGCGTTCATCCCACCGCCCACAGTGGACCCAAAGCGAACGCCACGACCAGGCGGTAG
- the ehuA gene encoding ectoine/hydroxyectoine ABC transporter ATP-binding protein EhuA — translation MIRFDRVVKRFGDNVVLDELDFAVRPGERVTLIGPSGSGKTTILRLLMTLERVDGGTIHVGEECLTHVRRGERLVPADEKHLRKVRRRIGMVFQQFNLFPNMRVLRNVTEAPVHVLGKSTADAERRARELLGMVGLADKVDAYPTQLSGGQQQRVAIARALAMSPDVLLLDEITSALDPELAAEVLDVLRDLARTSDITMLCVTHAMKFARDVSHRVLMFDKGKIIEDKPPADLFERPEQERTRAFLRSVLEEA, via the coding sequence ATGATCCGGTTCGACCGCGTGGTCAAGCGGTTCGGCGACAACGTGGTGCTGGACGAACTGGACTTCGCGGTCCGCCCGGGCGAGCGGGTCACCCTGATCGGGCCGAGCGGATCGGGCAAGACGACGATCCTGCGGTTGCTGATGACCCTGGAGCGGGTGGACGGCGGCACGATCCACGTGGGCGAGGAATGCCTTACCCACGTGCGCCGCGGCGAAAGGCTGGTGCCCGCCGACGAAAAGCACCTGCGCAAGGTGCGACGGCGGATCGGCATGGTGTTCCAGCAGTTCAACCTGTTCCCGAACATGCGGGTGCTGCGCAACGTCACGGAGGCACCGGTCCACGTGCTCGGCAAGTCCACTGCGGACGCCGAGCGGCGAGCGCGGGAACTCCTGGGCATGGTGGGCCTGGCGGACAAGGTCGACGCCTATCCGACGCAGCTCTCCGGTGGCCAGCAGCAGCGCGTGGCGATCGCCCGAGCGCTGGCGATGAGCCCGGACGTGCTGCTGCTCGACGAGATCACCTCGGCGCTGGACCCGGAACTGGCGGCCGAGGTGCTCGACGTGTTGCGAGATCTGGCGCGCACCAGCGACATCACGATGCTGTGCGTGACGCACGCGATGAAGTTCGCCCGCGACGTCTCCCACCGGGTGCTGATGTTCGACAAAGGCAAGATCATCGAGGACAAGCCGCCGGCCGATCTGTTCGAGAGGCCGGAACAGGAGCGCACCCGGGCGTTCCTGCGGTCGGTGCTGGAGGAAGCCTGA
- the ehuB gene encoding ectoine/hydroxyectoine ABC transporter substrate-binding protein EhuB — protein MASRGWTRRDFLKGSGAAVGALVLCGCTRTGGGGAGGDPLQAARSSGTIQVGIAGEAPYGFTDASGKITGEAPEVARAVFRNLGVNTVLASQVDFNQLIPALNAGKFSVVAAGMFITPERCKNAAFSIPDYIAPTAFLVPAGNPEGVTSFEDVAKKKLNLAVLSGAVEKDYAQRLGVPDAQVQVFDSQNALLQAVTNKRVYCAALTNISLNDLVRKSPGAQVEVTKGFTPVINGRPEVQAGAFVFRTPDTSLRDAFNTELKKLHDSGEWVRIVEPFGFTQDNLPPAGVTTEALCAGS, from the coding sequence ATGGCGAGCAGAGGCTGGACGCGGCGAGATTTCCTGAAGGGCTCCGGCGCCGCGGTGGGCGCGCTGGTGCTGTGCGGGTGCACCCGCACCGGCGGGGGTGGTGCGGGTGGTGATCCGCTCCAGGCGGCCCGAAGTTCCGGCACCATCCAGGTCGGCATAGCCGGTGAGGCGCCCTACGGCTTCACCGACGCATCCGGCAAGATCACCGGCGAGGCCCCGGAGGTGGCGCGCGCGGTGTTCCGGAACCTCGGGGTGAACACCGTGCTGGCCTCGCAGGTCGACTTCAACCAGCTGATCCCGGCCCTCAACGCGGGCAAGTTCAGCGTGGTCGCGGCGGGCATGTTCATCACCCCGGAGCGCTGCAAGAACGCGGCGTTCTCGATCCCGGACTACATCGCGCCGACGGCGTTCCTGGTGCCCGCGGGAAACCCCGAGGGCGTCACCAGCTTCGAGGACGTGGCGAAGAAGAAGCTCAACCTCGCGGTCCTCAGCGGAGCGGTGGAGAAGGACTACGCGCAACGGCTGGGCGTGCCGGACGCGCAGGTGCAGGTCTTCGATTCGCAAAACGCGCTCCTGCAGGCGGTCACCAACAAACGCGTCTACTGCGCAGCGTTGACCAACATCTCGCTCAACGACCTGGTGCGGAAGAGCCCGGGCGCGCAGGTCGAGGTGACCAAGGGCTTCACGCCGGTGATCAACGGCAGGCCCGAGGTGCAGGCGGGCGCGTTCGTGTTCCGCACGCCGGACACCTCGCTGCGCGATGCGTTCAACACCGAGCTGAAGAAGCTGCACGACAGCGGCGAGTGGGTCCGCATCGTCGAGCCGTTCGGCTTCACCCAGGACAACCTGCCACCGGCCGGGGTGACCACGGAGGCACTGTGCGCCGGTAGCTGA